The following DNA comes from bacterium.
GAGGAGATCATGGCGCTCTTCGACGAGCTGCACCGCCAGGGACAGACGATCGTGCTGGTGACGCACGAGTACGACATCGCCGCCCACGCCCACCGCATCATCACCCTGCGCGACGGATTGATCGAGAAGGATGTACGCAACGGACGCCGCGCGAGCAGCACGTCGGGCGAGCCAGAGATCCATCATGGAGGTGTACGGTGAGGGTAGTGCTTCGTAAGGGGCTGATCGCGGCGGCTGCGACGTTCGCGGGCGTTGCGGTGCTCGCGTGCAGCGAGTCTCGTGCCAGCGGAGACGGCGGCGATGTGCAGCTCGCGGTCGCCGAGCGGCGGAACCTCGAGATCCTTGCGGAGGCGGCCGGGCTGGTCGAGCCGGTGCGCCTGGTCGAGGTGAAGTCGAAGGCGTCCGGCGAGGTGCTGAAGATCCACGTCGAAACGGGGCAGGACGTGCAGCGCGGCGCGCTGCTCGTGGAGATCGACCCGCGGGACGTGCGCAACGCGTATGCGCAGGCCGAGGCCGACCTGGCCGTCGCGGAGGCGCGGCTGGCGACGGCGGAGGCGCAGAGGAAGCGGGTCGAGGAACTCCGCAAGGCGAACGTCGTCACGGAGCAGGAATACGAGGCCGCGGCGCTGGAAGAGGCGAACGCGCGGGCGCAACTCGTCAAGGCGCGCACCAACCTCGAGCTGGCGCGCGAGCGTCTGGGTGACGTCACGGTCCGTGCGCCGATCGACGGCACGATCATCCAGCGGAACGTCGAGATCGGGACGATCATCGCGTCCGCGAGCCAGAACATCTCCGGCGGTACGCTGTTGCTGACGATGGCGGACCTCTCGCAGATGCAGGTGCGGACGCTGGTGGACGAGACCGACATCGGTCAGATCCGGCCGGGGCAGACGGCGCGGGTGATGGTCGAGGCGTACCCCGGGCGGGTCTTCACCGGCGAGGTCCTGAAGATCGAGCCGCAGGCGGTGGTGGATCAGAACGTGACGATGTTCCCGGTGCTGGTCCTGCTGGACAACGCCGAGCGGCTGCTCAGCCCGGGCATGAACGCCGAGGTCCAGATCGAGGTCGCACGGCGCGAGAACGTCGTGACGGTGCCGAACGCGGCGATCGTGAGCCCGCGCGACCTGATCGCCGCGGGCGCGGTCCTCGGGCTGAAGGAGGAGGACGTGCGCGCGGCCATGCGTGGCGGGATGGGCGCGCCGGCGGGCGGGAACGGGCCCGCAGCGCGCGAAGCGGGGCCGGGCGAGTCCGCGCCGGGGGCGGCGGCTGCAGCGTCGGGCGAACCGGCTGCGGACTGCGCCGCGTTGCGGGAGCGGATCCGGACCGGCGGATTCGAGTCCTTGAGCGAGGCGGAGCGCGCACGGCTGCGCGAGTGCCGCGGCGCGGCCGGGCCGGGCGGCGCGCGCGGCGGGATGCGTCCCGGGACGTTCGCGGGTGGAGGGAGCGCCGTGGCGCCGGATGGGTCGCGTGCGCGGCCGGCGTTCGTGTTCGTCTCCACGCCCAAGGGGCCGGAGCCCCGCCGCGTCATGATCGGGCTGAACGACTGGGATCACACCGAAGTCATCAGCGGCCTGGAGCCCGGAGAGCAGGTCGTGTTGCTGTCCGTCGCGCGGCTCCAGCAGCAGCAGCAGCAATTCGCCGACCAGATGCGGCAGCGGGCAGGCGGCATCTTCCCTGGGCAGGGGCGTTGACGTATGCTCGGGCTCGAGATCCTGCGTGTCGCGTTGGGTGCGATCCGCGCCAACAAGCTGAGAGCGTTCCTGACGACGCTCGGCATCATCATCGGCATCGCGGCGGTGATCACGATGGTCGCGCTGGGCGAGGGTGCCCAGCGCGCTGTCGAGGAGCGCATCGCGCGGCTCGGCACGAACGTGCTGACCGTGCGTCCGGGCCAGCAGTTCTTCGGAGGCATTGACCGGGGCGACCGGCGGTTGACCGCGCGCGATGCCGAGGCGCTGCTGCGGGAGCCGAAGGCGATCCGCGCGGTGAGCCCGGAAATGGAGCGTCGGCTCCAGGTCGAGTACGGCTCGGCCAACTCGAACACGCAGATCTTCGGCGTCTGGGCGAGCTACCCGGCCATCCAGAACCAGCACGTCGCGGTCGGGCGGTATTTCACCGAGAGCGAGGAGCGCGGGCGCCGGCGCGTCGCGGTGTTGGGAGCGCGCGTGGGCGAGCGGCTCGGGGTGCCCAACACCGCTGCGCTGGTCGGCCAGACCATCCGCATCCGCGGCATCCCCTTCGAGGTGATCGGCGTCCTGGCGGAACGGGGCGACCAGGGATGGTCCAACCCGGACGAGGCGATCTACATCCCGCTCGCGACGGCGCAGTTCCGAGTGTTCGGCACGGATCGGGTCCGCTCGATCCTGGTGCAGGCGGTCAGCGCGGAGGCCATGGATGACGCCATCGCCGAGATCGACGCGGTGATCCGCCGCGAGCATCGTCTGCGCCCGGGTCAGCCGAGCGACTTCAACATCCGCAACCAGACGACGCTGCTCACCACGTTCCAGGAGACGACGCGCACGTTCACGTTCCTTCTCGCCGGGATCGCGGCCGTGTCGCTGGTGGTGGGGGGCATCGGGATCATGAACATCATGCTCGTGTCCGTGACGGAGCGGACGCGGGAGATCGGCATCCGCAAGGCGCTGGGCGCGCGTCGTCGCGACATCATGCTGCAGTTCCTGATCGAGGCGCTGGTGCTGTGTCTGGCCGGCGGTCTGCTCGGCCTCGCGGCGGGCGTCGGCGGCGCGTACGCGCTCCAGCGGGTGGCGCAGTGGAACACCGCCGTCGCGCCCGAGTCGCTCGTGCTCGCGGTGGGGTTCGCCGCGGCGGTCGGGCTGTTCTTCGGGATCTGGCCCGCGCGGCGCGCGGCGCGTCTGGATCCGATCGTCGCGCTCCGCTACGAATAGCGGGGAGGGCTACTCCTCGCCGGCGGGCCCTTTCCCGGGCTTCCGCCGGCGGAGCCGTCGGGCCTCCTCGGGGCTGATGCCGGGGAACGCCGGGGCGGTGGCGCCGGGCGTCTGGATGCCCGGCGTGCGGCCGGCGGTCCCGGTCGTGCCGCCGACCGAGCCGGGCAGCGTCCCGCTCTCGCCCTCCGGCTCCGCCGTGGAGCCCTCGGCCGCGGTCTCGAATTCGACGAGCTCCCGGATCAGCGCGGCGCGGGGCTCGCGGGCTCCAGGCGGCGGGGACGGGCGGCCGCGGCGTCGTCTGGCGGGCATGCTCCCTCCGTTGACGATCCTCCCACCGACGGTGGCAAGGCCCGTGCCCCGAGGGTTGCCTCGGGGCGCGTCTGTTGCCATATTTTATAGGCTGAGGAATGAACGGGCCGGTGCGCGCCGCAGCCGGCCCGTGGCTCCCAACGAACGCAACGTGCCGGCCCGAGGCAGACCCGGCCGGCGCGCGGCAATCCAGGAAAAAGGTGGTGAGCGAGTGGCGTATGTGATCGTCGAGGAGGGCGATACCCTCGAGCGTGCGCTGCGGCGTTTCAAGCGTCAGGTCCAGCGCGCGGGGATCTTCAGCGATCTTCGCCGGAAGAAGTACTACGAGAA
Coding sequences within:
- a CDS encoding 30S ribosomal protein S21, encoding MAYVIVEEGDTLERALRRFKRQVQRAGIFSDLRRKKYYEKPSEERKRKANAARRRARRQQNRRS
- a CDS encoding multidrug ABC transporter substrate-binding protein, coding for MLGLEILRVALGAIRANKLRAFLTTLGIIIGIAAVITMVALGEGAQRAVEERIARLGTNVLTVRPGQQFFGGIDRGDRRLTARDAEALLREPKAIRAVSPEMERRLQVEYGSANSNTQIFGVWASYPAIQNQHVAVGRYFTESEERGRRRVAVLGARVGERLGVPNTAALVGQTIRIRGIPFEVIGVLAERGDQGWSNPDEAIYIPLATAQFRVFGTDRVRSILVQAVSAEAMDDAIAEIDAVIRREHRLRPGQPSDFNIRNQTTLLTTFQETTRTFTFLLAGIAAVSLVVGGIGIMNIMLVSVTERTREIGIRKALGARRRDIMLQFLIEALVLCLAGGLLGLAAGVGGAYALQRVAQWNTAVAPESLVLAVGFAAAVGLFFGIWPARRAARLDPIVALRYE